The following coding sequences lie in one Phragmitibacter flavus genomic window:
- a CDS encoding M42 family metallopeptidase: protein MAQTSLDSPSKSFLIEYLSAPSPTGFEVRGQRIWASYLRKFSDRVESDAYGTAWATLEGSGKKPRRVMLESHADEIGFIVNMITKDGFLHLDRIGGSDVATARGRRLEILGDKGVVRGIIGNTAIHIRERDNEKVPKVNELYVDIGASSDKEVAKAGIRVGHPAVYAYDAEFMGDKLLLGRALDNRIGGFIIAQVIKKLHAKKKRQNCTVIAVNAVQEEIGGNGAKMIAQRLLPDLAVVLDVTHATDTPGIDKSKHGDVKLGGGPSITHGTCNHPLVVARLMEVAEKAKISLQHEASSRYSGTDTDSIFNVGSGIPSALISLPLRYMHSVVEMANLQDVEKIITVLTDFVESIGDGDDFMLKI from the coding sequence ATGGCTCAGACCTCTCTTGATTCCCCATCCAAATCGTTTCTCATCGAATACCTCAGCGCCCCCAGCCCGACCGGATTTGAAGTCCGCGGCCAGCGCATCTGGGCATCCTATCTTCGCAAGTTTTCTGATCGCGTCGAAAGCGATGCGTATGGCACAGCATGGGCGACGCTCGAAGGCAGTGGCAAAAAGCCTCGTCGGGTGATGCTTGAATCCCATGCGGATGAAATCGGATTTATCGTCAACATGATCACCAAGGACGGTTTTCTTCATCTGGACCGGATCGGCGGTTCCGATGTGGCCACGGCGCGCGGTCGTCGTCTGGAAATTCTCGGAGACAAGGGCGTGGTGCGCGGCATCATTGGCAACACGGCCATCCACATTCGCGAGCGCGACAACGAAAAGGTGCCTAAGGTGAACGAGCTTTATGTCGACATCGGTGCCAGCAGCGACAAGGAGGTCGCCAAGGCGGGCATCCGTGTCGGTCATCCGGCGGTGTATGCGTATGACGCGGAGTTCATGGGCGACAAACTTCTGCTCGGCCGCGCTCTCGACAACCGCATCGGCGGTTTCATCATTGCGCAGGTGATCAAAAAACTGCATGCGAAAAAGAAACGCCAAAACTGCACCGTGATCGCGGTGAATGCGGTTCAGGAAGAAATCGGTGGCAACGGGGCGAAGATGATCGCCCAACGTCTGCTGCCTGATCTGGCCGTTGTGCTCGATGTCACCCATGCGACTGACACTCCTGGCATCGACAAGAGCAAACATGGTGATGTTAAACTTGGCGGCGGCCCGAGCATCACGCACGGGACTTGCAATCATCCGCTCGTCGTCGCACGGCTGATGGAGGTGGCGGAGAAGGCGAAGATCTCCTTGCAACATGAGGCCTCGTCACGTTACAGCGGCACGGACACCGATAGCATCTTTAATGTGGGTTCGGGAATTCCCAGCGCCTTGATCAGTTTGCCGCTGCGATACATGCATTCGGTCGTAGAGATGGCGAACTTGCAGGATGTGGAAAAAATCATCACGGTGCTGACCGACTTCGTTGAGAGCATTGGCGATGGCGATGACTTCATGCTGAAGATTTGA
- a CDS encoding DUF4870 domain-containing protein, with translation MDQPTPPLPNSNSNEQIWVVLSHLSLVIGVGFILPLVIYLVKKQEAPFTAEHAKEALNFHISFFIYAIGCLVLSLFLIGIPMFIVLCVGALVLSIIAAVKSADGVMYRYPLTIRLIA, from the coding sequence ATGGACCAGCCCACTCCACCCCTTCCCAACAGCAATTCCAATGAACAAATATGGGTGGTCCTCAGCCACCTGTCTTTGGTAATCGGAGTGGGTTTCATTTTGCCACTGGTGATCTATCTCGTCAAAAAACAAGAAGCACCATTCACCGCTGAACACGCCAAGGAGGCGCTCAACTTCCATATCAGCTTCTTCATCTATGCGATTGGATGCTTGGTGCTGAGCCTGTTTCTGATCGGCATTCCGATGTTCATCGTGCTGTGTGTGGGCGCGCTGGTGCTCTCCATCATCGCCGCCGTCAAGTCGGCCGATGGCGTGATGTATCGGTATCCGCTGACGATCCGGCTGATTGCTTGA
- a CDS encoding phosphodiester glycosidase family protein, protein MKLLLFCMVLCSTELLAQPAWRVASQSPAVDLGHGAVQVEKKIEGPVDAELTLIFFDSKRCTLRVVDQPSASAAVDLGKMAGSISGALAACNGGYFTPEFAPLGLSITASKRAGKFQRSSLLGGLVQVRRGRPMLLWRDEFSDVLGITDLVQAGPRLVNGGLAVKGLEAVRSRPRTFIMTDNDGKWAIGTCRYVTLRQLSDLLSIKGIITELEVDRALNLDGGRSTALWWKESSGKVRYRREFTHVRNFLVVVPRP, encoded by the coding sequence GTGAAACTGTTGCTATTCTGCATGGTATTGTGCAGCACCGAACTCTTGGCGCAACCCGCTTGGAGAGTTGCCTCGCAGAGCCCCGCCGTCGACCTCGGTCACGGAGCAGTTCAGGTGGAGAAAAAAATTGAAGGTCCGGTCGATGCGGAATTGACGCTGATTTTCTTTGATTCCAAACGCTGCACCCTGCGCGTGGTGGATCAACCTTCAGCATCAGCTGCGGTGGATCTCGGAAAGATGGCGGGCTCCATCAGCGGTGCCCTTGCAGCTTGTAATGGCGGTTATTTCACCCCGGAATTTGCTCCATTGGGATTGAGCATAACCGCGTCAAAGCGGGCGGGGAAATTTCAACGCAGTTCGCTGCTCGGCGGATTGGTTCAAGTCCGGCGGGGTCGGCCGATGCTGCTGTGGCGCGATGAATTTTCCGATGTATTGGGCATCACGGATCTGGTGCAGGCGGGTCCCCGACTGGTGAACGGCGGTCTCGCGGTAAAGGGCCTCGAAGCGGTGCGCAGTCGTCCGCGAACCTTCATCATGACGGACAACGATGGCAAATGGGCCATTGGCACCTGTCGTTATGTAACTTTGCGGCAGCTGTCTGATCTGCTCTCGATCAAGGGCATCATCACGGAGCTGGAAGTGGATCGCGCGCTTAACCTTGATGGCGGTCGTTCCACCGCGCTGTGGTGGAAAGAGTCGTCCGGTAAGGTGCGTTATCGTCGCGAGTTCACCCACGTCCGCAATTTTTTGGTGGTGGTTCCCCGCCCATGA
- a CDS encoding non-canonical purine NTP pyrophosphatase — translation MKQLLVATGNSHKTEEIRAMLGAGWEVTDLTSHPHLPSPDETGSTFAENAAIKALSASVLLPGVLVLSDDSGLEVDVLDGEPGVHSARYSGASATDASNRRKLIKELTARISSGKQAPFTGRFRCCMVLALDGVVKGVFDGAVEGSLLREEEGVGGFGYDALFVPEGYEHSFGVLPAATKNQLSHRARALAKVIQWLEAQPT, via the coding sequence GTGAAGCAACTGCTCGTCGCCACCGGAAATTCTCATAAGACCGAAGAAATTCGCGCCATGCTCGGTGCTGGCTGGGAGGTAACGGATCTCACCAGCCATCCCCATCTTCCCTCGCCCGACGAGACAGGATCGACGTTTGCGGAGAACGCCGCCATCAAGGCGCTTTCGGCGAGCGTTTTGCTGCCGGGTGTGCTGGTGCTTTCGGATGACTCCGGTCTTGAAGTCGATGTTCTCGATGGTGAACCCGGCGTGCATTCTGCGCGTTATTCAGGAGCGAGTGCGACCGACGCCAGCAACCGCCGAAAGCTTATCAAGGAACTCACCGCCCGGATCTCCAGTGGCAAACAAGCACCGTTCACCGGTCGCTTCCGCTGTTGCATGGTGCTCGCGTTGGACGGCGTGGTGAAAGGCGTTTTCGACGGTGCGGTGGAAGGAAGTTTATTGCGCGAAGAAGAGGGTGTCGGTGGTTTTGGATATGACGCTCTGTTTGTGCCGGAAGGTTACGAACACAGCTTCGGGGTTCTGCCTGCCGCGACCAAAAATCAATTGAGCCACCGGGCACGCGCGCTGGCAAAAGTCATCCAGTGGCTGGAGGCACAGCCGACGTGA
- a CDS encoding PVC-type heme-binding CxxCH protein, with translation MIHSLRLSIFAVITHFSIFATASENPPDHLRVLWFDPSRSQASKDSVLHQAMAELGRDAIYFDYTADAGALTEAYVKHFPVVMMAASDKVPATLSGKKLITTEPGTTVAQIREEVLSAANKDQWLKFLGSREPEVREPHPQVANYEKRPEAITFQHPFKAKGSIERTQVPADMRLELFASDPDIGKPIAMAWDERGRCWVAETFDYPHGVKPDGQGNDRITICEDTNGDGRADKFTVFAEGLNIPTGLVLSHGGVIVSQPPRFLFLKDTNGDDKADVRKEIMTGWGIGDTHAQANNLHYGYDNWIHGCVGYSNFDGTVNGKAMKFGMGTYRFKADGSEMEFLHQFTNNAWAQSFNAVGDSFGGTANGAPIFYGGIPANTFPKAGRFMSAKKINAVDVVHTVTPNFRQVDVFGGFTSAAGSAFIESANLPARLQGRAMICEPTMKVITLMDAQPDGAGYKALDDFNVLASSDEWTSPVYAEVGPDGAIWVADFQNFIIQHNPTPSVARGGFDAKTGVGGAHENDLRDHRRGRIYRIVWDQAKPEKKSLQQATTAQLVDALADDTQHWRLTAQRLLVEGKKVDAADALKAIITTAANPIQAIHALWTLQGLGLLDAETSKSALLAKDAALRRNAIRSLGSDADAANSYFSSGVMSDPDPQTRLAALIKLANFPTTPEIQQAIKNLSRDESLKKDEWLNEAITQLGRHHDAVPWKEGPNLLPNPGFDKLAANGLPEGWTRRDYDYSKPPGNATAEWSIVKENGQFHAASPGFRCITRDSADTSFFADVALKPNTQYRLSGWIKTHAFRGRASLNIHGTKIQTETIVAKGDWREVEVIFNSGELTKASVNLLHVAKGDTYFDDVKLSELVLEDADDQVLVGDAKNGEKLFLTHPVAACLNCHMLGGKGSPVGPALDGIAGRKDEAYLLQSLLEPNAVMAENYTATPISPMPPMNLILKNQEIADLMAFLMTLK, from the coding sequence ATGATTCACTCGCTTCGCCTTTCTATTTTTGCGGTTATTACGCATTTTTCAATCTTCGCCACCGCGTCCGAAAATCCGCCCGATCATTTGCGGGTGTTGTGGTTTGACCCTTCACGCAGTCAGGCGAGTAAAGACAGTGTCCTCCATCAGGCCATGGCCGAACTCGGAAGGGACGCCATTTATTTTGACTACACGGCAGATGCCGGCGCGTTGACGGAAGCTTATGTGAAACACTTTCCTGTCGTCATGATGGCGGCTTCCGACAAGGTCCCTGCGACTTTGTCCGGCAAGAAATTGATCACCACCGAGCCCGGCACGACGGTGGCTCAAATTCGTGAAGAGGTGCTCAGCGCTGCCAACAAAGATCAGTGGCTCAAATTTCTCGGCAGCCGGGAACCTGAGGTGCGTGAACCACATCCCCAGGTGGCCAACTATGAGAAGAGGCCGGAAGCGATCACCTTTCAACATCCGTTTAAGGCCAAAGGTTCCATCGAACGCACGCAAGTGCCTGCGGACATGCGGCTGGAACTTTTTGCCAGCGATCCCGACATTGGCAAACCGATTGCCATGGCATGGGATGAGCGCGGACGTTGCTGGGTGGCGGAAACTTTTGACTATCCGCATGGGGTTAAACCCGACGGGCAGGGCAATGACCGCATCACGATTTGCGAAGATACCAATGGCGATGGCCGGGCGGACAAGTTCACGGTTTTTGCGGAAGGTTTGAATATTCCCACCGGCCTCGTGTTGAGCCATGGCGGCGTCATTGTTTCTCAACCTCCGCGCTTCCTTTTTTTGAAGGACACCAATGGCGATGACAAGGCGGATGTCCGCAAGGAGATCATGACGGGCTGGGGAATCGGCGACACCCACGCCCAGGCGAACAATTTGCACTATGGCTACGACAACTGGATTCATGGTTGCGTGGGTTATTCAAATTTTGACGGCACGGTGAATGGCAAGGCGATGAAGTTCGGCATGGGCACTTATCGGTTCAAGGCGGATGGCAGTGAGATGGAGTTTTTGCACCAGTTTACCAACAACGCATGGGCGCAGAGCTTCAACGCGGTCGGCGATTCATTTGGCGGAACGGCCAATGGTGCGCCCATTTTTTACGGTGGCATTCCAGCCAACACCTTTCCGAAAGCAGGTCGCTTCATGTCGGCGAAGAAGATCAATGCCGTGGATGTGGTGCATACCGTGACGCCGAATTTCCGGCAGGTTGATGTGTTCGGTGGTTTTACCTCGGCTGCGGGAAGTGCCTTTATTGAATCGGCCAATCTGCCCGCGCGACTCCAGGGAAGAGCGATGATTTGTGAGCCCACCATGAAGGTCATCACGCTGATGGATGCGCAGCCCGACGGCGCAGGCTACAAGGCTTTGGACGATTTTAACGTGCTGGCAAGCAGTGACGAATGGACTTCACCGGTGTATGCGGAAGTTGGCCCCGATGGTGCGATTTGGGTGGCGGATTTCCAGAATTTTATTATTCAACACAACCCCACCCCCAGTGTGGCGCGCGGTGGATTTGATGCGAAGACCGGAGTGGGTGGTGCTCATGAAAATGATCTGCGTGATCATCGTCGTGGCCGCATCTACCGCATCGTTTGGGATCAGGCGAAGCCGGAGAAAAAGTCGCTGCAACAAGCCACCACGGCGCAACTGGTCGACGCGTTGGCAGACGACACCCAACACTGGAGACTCACGGCCCAACGTTTGCTGGTCGAAGGAAAAAAGGTGGATGCAGCAGATGCTTTGAAGGCCATCATCACGACGGCGGCAAATCCCATTCAGGCGATCCATGCCCTGTGGACTTTGCAGGGTCTTGGCTTGCTGGATGCGGAGACTTCCAAATCCGCATTGCTGGCCAAGGATGCCGCGCTGCGCCGCAATGCCATTCGTTCTCTTGGAAGTGATGCAGATGCCGCCAACAGCTACTTCAGCAGCGGAGTGATGAGCGATCCTGATCCACAAACACGGCTCGCGGCCTTGATCAAACTGGCGAATTTTCCTACCACCCCGGAAATCCAACAAGCCATCAAAAACCTGAGCCGGGACGAATCGTTGAAGAAGGACGAATGGCTCAATGAGGCGATCACCCAACTGGGCCGGCATCATGACGCAGTGCCCTGGAAAGAAGGACCCAACCTGCTGCCCAATCCTGGTTTTGACAAGCTGGCAGCGAACGGCCTGCCCGAAGGTTGGACACGCCGCGATTACGACTACAGCAAACCTCCGGGCAACGCCACGGCGGAATGGAGCATCGTCAAAGAGAATGGCCAGTTTCACGCGGCATCGCCTGGGTTTCGCTGCATCACGCGAGATTCTGCCGACACCAGCTTCTTCGCTGATGTGGCGCTCAAACCCAACACCCAATACCGGCTCAGCGGCTGGATCAAAACTCATGCGTTTCGTGGCAGGGCTAGCCTCAACATTCATGGCACCAAAATCCAGACAGAAACCATTGTCGCCAAAGGTGACTGGCGTGAGGTGGAAGTGATCTTCAACAGCGGTGAACTCACCAAGGCCAGTGTCAATTTGCTGCATGTGGCGAAAGGCGACACCTATTTTGACGATGTCAAATTGAGCGAACTGGTGCTTGAGGACGCCGATGATCAGGTGCTGGTGGGGGATGCCAAAAACGGGGAAAAATTGTTTCTCACCCATCCTGTCGCCGCCTGCCTGAACTGCCACATGCTGGGCGGAAAAGGCAGCCCGGTCGGACCGGCATTGGATGGAATCGCTGGTCGCAAGGATGAAGCCTACCTTCTGCAAAGCCTGCTGGAACCGAATGCGGTGATGGCGGAAAATTACACCGCCACACCGATCTCGCCCATGCCGCCGATGAACCTGATTCTTAAAAACCAGGAAATCGCCGATCTGATGGCCTTTCTCATGACGCTCAAATAG
- a CDS encoding response regulator, whose amino-acid sequence MNASTASTSVKVSIVEDDRVTRETLEKLINREPGLTCIATYPSAEQAIIEVPKLPPDVLLADINLTGRSGIECVAALKTAMPGLHVLMLTTYDDTENIFDSLRAGASGYMLKRARPADILAAVKEVHRGGSPMSMHIARKVVSYFHPGRTMAPELQTLTARENEILGQLSKGLQYKEIADQLNISTSTVRAHLHAIYGKLHVQSRTEAVVKFLGK is encoded by the coding sequence ATGAACGCTTCCACCGCTTCCACCTCCGTCAAAGTTTCCATTGTTGAGGATGACCGCGTCACCCGAGAAACTTTGGAGAAACTCATCAACCGCGAACCTGGCCTCACCTGCATTGCCACCTATCCCAGCGCCGAACAGGCCATTATCGAAGTGCCCAAGCTGCCGCCCGATGTATTGCTGGCCGACATCAACCTCACCGGACGAAGCGGCATCGAGTGCGTCGCCGCGCTCAAGACCGCGATGCCGGGCCTGCACGTTTTGATGCTCACCACTTATGATGACACGGAGAACATTTTTGATTCTCTACGCGCGGGTGCCAGCGGCTACATGCTGAAACGCGCACGCCCGGCGGACATTCTCGCTGCGGTGAAGGAAGTCCACCGGGGTGGTTCACCGATGTCGATGCACATTGCCCGCAAGGTGGTTTCCTATTTTCACCCTGGTCGCACGATGGCACCCGAACTGCAAACCCTCACGGCTCGCGAGAATGAGATTCTTGGCCAGCTTTCAAAGGGATTGCAATACAAGGAAATTGCGGATCAACTCAACATCAGCACCAGCACGGTGCGTGCTCATCTGCATGCCATCTACGGCAAACTGCATGTGCAATCCCGCACCGAAGCGGTGGTGAAATTTCTCGGCAAGTAG